One Sulfurovum zhangzhouensis genomic window, AGTAGGCATAGGCCCTATCTGAATCACATCAAAACCAACTGCAGTGAGACCGGATACGATAGCATTTTCAATCATATAACCACTACGTCTTGTATCTTTACCAACCAATATTTTGTTAGTTTTAGCAAATTGTTTAAAATATATTCCCGTAGCCATTGCCAGGCGCATAGATGCCTCAGCCGTTACTTTTTTTCCTGCTTTTCCGCGAACCCCATCAGTACCAAATAGTGTCAAGGTTTATCCTTCCTAGAGAAATTTTGACATATTTTACCCAAATAGCATAAACAATTAAGTAATGAACAATTGTTCACTTTAATATTATTTTAAGTTTAACATGATAATATTCGCACAATATTTATAAGAAGGATAGTTATGGCACACCATAAATCAGCACAAAAACGTATCATTCAAACTGCAAAAAGAGCAGAAAGAAACAGATACTATAGAACAAGAATTAAAAACATCACTAAAGCAGTGGAAAGCGCTGTAGATGCTTCAGACAAAGCAGCTGCAACAGATGCACTTAAAATTGCAAACAAGCAAATCCACTCAATGGTAAGCAAAGGTTTCATCAAGAAAACTACTGCTGCAAGAAAAGTAAGCCGTCTTCACAAGATGGTAAACGCTATCGAAGCATAATTTACGCTTCACTCTTTCTATTATATCAGATTTTCCCTCTGGGAAATCTGACAATTCCAACACAAAGAACACCCAATGTTCAAAGAAAAACTTCAACCATTTATTGACAGACATAAAGAGATATCTCAACAGTTAAGCTCACCTGACATCGCAAGTGATATCAACAGAATGACTGAGCTAAGTAAAGAGCAGGCCGGGCTAAATGAACTAGTCGAGAAAGCCAAACTCTATATACAGACTGCTGACTCAATCGAAGAGAACAAAGAACTTATTTACGATCCTGAACTTGGAGATCTTGCAAAAGAAGAACTTTCAGAGCTTGAGCCAATGCTTCCTAGGCTAGAAGAAGAGATCAAGGTTCTTATGATCCCAAGAGACAAGAACGACGATAAGAATATCTATCTAGAACTCCGCGCAGGAGCAGGTGGGGATGAGAGTGCCCTTTTTGTTGCAGATGTATTTAGAATGTACACACGCTACGCTGAAATTGTAGGCTGGAAAGTAGAAATTGTAAGTTCTAGTGACGGTACTGCCGGAGGATACAAAGAATTGATCGCAATGATCAAAGGTGACGGTGTATACTCCAAACTAAAGTATGAAGCAGGTACACACCGTGTACAACGTGTTCCGGATACAGAAACACAAGGACGTGTTCATACATCTGCTATTACCGTAGCAGTAATTCCTGAGGTTGATGATGTCGAAGTTGATATCAAACCGAATGAGATCAAAATGGATGTTTACCGATCTAGCGGATGTGGTGGACAGTCAGTCAACACTACGGACTCTGCTGTACGTCTTACGCATATTCCTACCGGTATTGTTGTTGCAATCCAGGATGAGAAATCTCAGCATAAAAATAGAGACAAAGCAATGAAGATCCTCAAAGCAAGAGTTTATGAAGCGGAACTTCAAAAACAGCTTGATGAAACATCTTCTCAGCGTAAACTACAGGTCGGATCTGGTGATCGTTCTGAAAAGATCAGAACATATAACTATCCACAAAACAGAATCACAGACCACCGTATCGGTCTTACGATTTATGCACTTGATGATGTAATGAATAACGGTAAACTTAATCTCATTATCGATCCACTGATCGCACATGCTCAAGTCGAGGCTATCAAAGAGGCAGGACTGTAAGTCCACCTCTTTTTCTTTCTTTCTTTATCCTTTAAACCATTTCTTTCTATAATATCATAAATTAATACGAAAGTAATGCTATGAAAAATTTTGAAAAACTCACACATGAACATAACCTCAAAGAGATCATAAAGTCTGCCTTTGATATGGATTTTCCTATCTCAGGGGGATGGGGATACACCCTAGAAGAAGCTACTGTTGTCAATGATCTCCGGGACATTCCTCTTACCCAGTTTGAACACACCTTTGCCTCCATGCGTGCCTATGGCGAAATGAATATGGCACTACCGGAAAATCAAAGATACGGTAGTATTAATGTAAATGAACGCCATAGAGAAAAAGTGATTCATGATAATAAGACATACGAAAAGATCACTTATGAGATTAGTGCCATGAAAGAAAGCGTTTATGCTACCCTTATTGATGAATATAAAGAAGGTTACGGCAAGGAAGGGTTCGATATCGAAGATCACTTTCAAAAGCGAAGAGAAAGCACTTTAAAAAGAGAAGTAATACACTGGTTTGATATTACTCAGATTATATAGACATAAAACAACTACAGTATTGTAATTCTGTCATATCTATAATCTCTCCTGACCAAAATGGTCAGTGAGAATAAAATTACTTAAGACCTTTGATCTCTTTATCTTCAGTAACAGTTTGTCCAGAAAGATCAGTCCAAGTCATCTCAAGCTTGTCACCAGCCTTCAATCCTTCAGCACTGAATGCGAATTGGATCAGTGGGTTCTTTGAAAGAAACTGACTTGAAGACATATCAAGTACTACTTTACCACCTGCTTTTGCAGTAATGTGTGTAATGAAGTTTGCTTCTTTACCTTTTGCTTTTGCTTGATCGTATGTAAGCATATCGTGTTTAATCATTACTTTTGATTTTACAACACTACCTTTTGCTGCTGCTTTAATTTTCATATTTGCCATAGGTTATCCTTTATTCTATTTCTGCTCTAACTATCTATACTATTGGATGAAGATTAACCTTCACATCCACCAAGTGCAACTTCTAGTGACTGTTTACCAATGTAGAACTTACCATCTTTACCCTCTACAACTACAGTGATAGTACCACTAGCTTTCATCTTGATATTTATGTAAAAATCAATAACTGAAGGCTCATCAAATACCGCTACTGCAGATTCAGGGTTCGCATCCTGGAACAATGCTACAGTTTTTGCTGGGATATCAGACTTGAATTTTACTGGCACTGCACCACCGTTTGATGCAACTTTTGGTAGTTGAATTTTGATACCCTCTTCTATTGGTGTGATTTTACCGTAAAGTGCTTCAATTGCAGGCTCCACTTTGTGTGCAGTCCATACATCTGGCTTCTCTTGTCTAAAATCTTTTGCACTAAGTGCCACTGGTAGTACAGCTGCAGCTGTCAAACCTAAACCTAAAAATTTTCTTCTTTCCATTTGAATTCCTTTCATTCATTCTGCAAGCCAAAATGGGCTAGCATCTTAGATAATATTACTATTTAATCGTGAAGTAATAGTGTAAAGCACTATTACTTTCCTTGACTTACCATATAGTCTACGATCTCTTTGATCTTATCATCTGGTAATGATGTACCACCTCTTGGAGGCATTGCATTAAGACCGTTGAGTGCATTGTGGTATACTTTATCCATACCTTTGCTTGTAACAGCCTCCCAAGCTTTCTTATCACCTACCATTGGCGCACCCATTGCATCTGTAGCATGACAAACTGCACAGCTTGCTTCATACTCTTTTTTACCAGGCATTTCTGCTTCACCTTCTTTTTTAGCAGGCATAGATCTTTCAGTAGAAAGTTCTGGAGAATAAGCACTGATTCCTGCACCTTGAATTCTAGCAATTACCGGTTCACCGTCAAAACAGTTTTTCATACATCTTGTGCCGTTACCGTAGTTACTGAAATCATTGAAGTAAGCTCTTACATTCTCTAGTCCGTCTTTACCGTCGATCTTAGGCTCAAACCCATCTTCGTTTGGCATTTTAAGCTTCAAGAACTTCTCTCTGTCAAGTACATACTCATCATCAAGCTCTTCACCGTCGATTGTCAACTCATTGATAGAGATGATATACGCAACAATCGCATATACTTCATCATTAGTCAAACTCATCGGTGCTGGGTGAGGCATACCTGTTTTTACATACCACCATAGTGTACTTGCTTTTGGCCAGTAAGATCCGAATACACGGTTAGGTGCATCTACTGCAGCGCTTGTTCTTTGATTCTTGAGAGATTTTACACCTTCGTATGCGTTCCCTTTTGCAAGTGCCGGATATCCTGCACCACCTGCACCAAAGTCAAAGTGACATGATGCACATTTCTCTTCATACAATGCATCACCATCTTCTACAGAACCGCTACCTTCAGGAAGGCCTGTTCCATCAGGCATTACATCGATATTCCATGCTTTGATTTCATTCTCAGTAGGTTTTCTACCGAATGCAAATCCGCCTTTACCTGCTTTCTCATTTACATAGTAAGAAGAAGTTTTCCCGTTTACTACAGGATAAGTAGCACCACCGTCAATTACTTTCTTACCGTTTGCATATGTGCGAGAAGTTGTTTTATCTCCCGCTACTGCAGCAGAAGTAGCTGCAGATACAACTAGTGCTGCTGATAGTAATAATTTATGATAAGACTTGAACATTGTTCACCTCTCCTTTCGCTGTAACTTCCCAGATATGTGTAGCATTTCTATGATACACAGACTCAATTCCCATAACTGCTCTTTCCTGCTTAACGCTTGGTTGAATATGACCAGCATCATCTCTTGCACGGCTTCCAAGAAGTAATGGTTTACCTTCATATTTATACATAAAACTGAATCTTGTCCATGCTTTTGGCAATACAAGACCTTTAAGACTTGCTTCTACCCAGTTCTTACCACCATCAAATGTGATATCTACACCTTCGACAGTACCGTGACCACTCCATGCTAGACCTTGAATTTCAACTAGATCACCTTTTTTAAGATCTTTCCAATCATATTCTGGACATGGAGAAGTGATGATAGAGTTAACTTCATTAGCATAGAAATGTTGGATAGCTTTTCCACTTGGTTTCAATGCTGTATATTTTGCTGTCTCTTCTTTAGCATAGAACGGCTCATCAGCAAACTCAAGTCTGCATAGCCATTTTACACAAAGGTTACCTTCCCAACCTGGAACAAGTAGTCTGATTGGATAACCTTGCTCAGGACGTAGTGCTTCACCATTCTGAGCCCAAACAACCATAGCATCATCAAGTACTTTATCAATTGGTACAGTTCTACCCATGTGAGAGTTGTCTGCACCTTCAGCCAACATCCATCTTGCATTTGGCTTCAATCCAAGATCTTTAAGAATATCTTTGATGTATACACCAGTCCATTCAGCACAACTCATCATACCTTTTGCAAATTGAGTCGATGGGAACTGTGGATTTCTCCACTCTGGACCACCGTTTGCCGGACACTCAATAAAGTGAATTCTACTTACACTTGGGTATCTTTTTAGTTCGTTCATAGTAAGTACTAGTGGCTTATCAACAAGTCCATGGATCATCAAACGGTGTTCGTTTGGATCGATCTCTGCTGTACCACCATGGCTACGGCTAAAGAATAGTCCGTTTGGTGTGATAATACCATTGAGCTCATGAATCGGACACATTGCGATTGATGCATACCAGTTTCCTGATGAAAGAAGCTCTGTATTTCTTCTTGTAACATTATGCTCATATGGAGATGGTTGTCCATACAGGTTGTGAGTTACAGGATAACCAAATGTTGTACCCCATGGTTTCTCTTCGACGATCGCTGGATCATCTTTTGTATTAGATGCGTTAATTTTTACCGGCGCCATGACACTTGCCGCTGCAAGTGCACTTACAGAATACGCCGCAGTCTTCCTAAAAAAGTCTCTTCTCTCTGACTGGATTTCAGTTTGAGAAGCATTACTTATCTTAGTCATATAACCTCCTTATAGTAGTTAACAGTACTCGTTTTTTAGTTTATATAATAGAATCACTATTGCCACCGATTGTATTAGAAATTAAATTAAAATGTCAAGAAATTTTATAAAGAATTACCTATATACACATATATCACACAATTTTCTACAAATTCTTGACAATTATAATTTTTAATCAATAAAATACACCGTTTTAATCATTATAATATATCACTATTATGTTAACGCGTGATATTTTACTTTATGATTACTTATAATTTATTAATAATTGTCACAATTAAATTCATCAATTATGTTAAAATACATTTACAATACTTTTCAATAATTAGGATAATCATGCAATCAACCAAAGTAGGAAAAGTGATCGCGTTATTTATATCAACATTTGATAGTAAAGAACCTATAGCAAGAAATGAACTTCAAGTAGATGAAAAAGGTATTTTACTTGATAAACATTATGACAAAGATATTGATCGTTCTATATTAGTGACGTCATTGGATAGCTACATGCTAGTCGAACGAGAGGGTATAGAAATTGAATATAGTGCATTGGGGGAGAATCTACTCATTAATTACAATCCATACAAACTTCCGGTAGGTTCACAATTACAAATAGGTAGTGCTATTGTTGAGATTAGTCAGGACTGCACGATGTGTGGTCACCTCTCAGCTATTGATCCAAGAGTACCAAAACTTCTGAAAAACGATAGAGGGATTTTTGTTAAAGTAGTAAAGCAGGGATGGATAAAAGAGAAAGATGAGATCTTTCTTTTGGGATCTTAAGTAACGTTATTTTTTCTGATAATAAAGAAGGAATAGAGAGTGTTAAGACTGGCCCGGATTAACCCGGGCCAACGAAATAGAATTATTTCTTGATAGTAGCTAAGATCTTTTCGAATCTTGATTGAGCATCAAGCAATACATCAATTGATGGTTTGTCAGTGATATTCAATGCATCAATCCACTTATGAACATTTGGGAATGCAACATGGATTGTTTTCTCCCCTCTCTTTTGATACATATATGCTGAACATGGAGCAAATGCACCAGCCTCTGGATGAAGTTTTGCTACTTCGTAGATCACGGCAATCTTACAGATTGAGTAAACATCATAGAAGTAGAACCACTCTTTGTCATTCTCTTCAAAATCATAGTTAAGGTCAGTAAATCCAGCCATAACGAATCCGTGTGGTGCTAGCTCACCTTCAAATCCCATTTGATAGTTATCTTTTGACTCTTCCCAGTCATCACCGTCTTGTTCGAATGCTACACGTGTAATGAAATCATGTTTTTCATTTTTCATTTCATAAGGAAGTGTGATAAACTTACCGTTTGGCATAGCCGCTTTAAGTGCT contains:
- the rpsT gene encoding 30S ribosomal protein S20, yielding MAHHKSAQKRIIQTAKRAERNRYYRTRIKNITKAVESAVDASDKAAATDALKIANKQIHSMVSKGFIKKTTAARKVSRLHKMVNAIEA
- the prfA gene encoding peptide chain release factor 1, translating into MFKEKLQPFIDRHKEISQQLSSPDIASDINRMTELSKEQAGLNELVEKAKLYIQTADSIEENKELIYDPELGDLAKEELSELEPMLPRLEEEIKVLMIPRDKNDDKNIYLELRAGAGGDESALFVADVFRMYTRYAEIVGWKVEIVSSSDGTAGGYKELIAMIKGDGVYSKLKYEAGTHRVQRVPDTETQGRVHTSAITVAVIPEVDDVEVDIKPNEIKMDVYRSSGCGGQSVNTTDSAVRLTHIPTGIVVAIQDEKSQHKNRDKAMKILKARVYEAELQKQLDETSSQRKLQVGSGDRSEKIRTYNYPQNRITDHRIGLTIYALDDVMNNGKLNLIIDPLIAHAQVEAIKEAGL
- the soxZ gene encoding thiosulfate oxidation carrier complex protein SoxZ — translated: MANMKIKAAAKGSVVKSKVMIKHDMLTYDQAKAKGKEANFITHITAKAGGKVVLDMSSSQFLSKNPLIQFAFSAEGLKAGDKLEMTWTDLSGQTVTEDKEIKGLK
- a CDS encoding thiosulfate oxidation carrier protein SoxY; amino-acid sequence: MERRKFLGLGLTAAAVLPVALSAKDFRQEKPDVWTAHKVEPAIEALYGKITPIEEGIKIQLPKVASNGGAVPVKFKSDIPAKTVALFQDANPESAVAVFDEPSVIDFYINIKMKASGTITVVVEGKDGKFYIGKQSLEVALGGCEG
- a CDS encoding c-type cytochrome, with product MFKSYHKLLLSAALVVSAATSAAVAGDKTTSRTYANGKKVIDGGATYPVVNGKTSSYYVNEKAGKGGFAFGRKPTENEIKAWNIDVMPDGTGLPEGSGSVEDGDALYEEKCASCHFDFGAGGAGYPALAKGNAYEGVKSLKNQRTSAAVDAPNRVFGSYWPKASTLWWYVKTGMPHPAPMSLTNDEVYAIVAYIISINELTIDGEELDDEYVLDREKFLKLKMPNEDGFEPKIDGKDGLENVRAYFNDFSNYGNGTRCMKNCFDGEPVIARIQGAGISAYSPELSTERSMPAKKEGEAEMPGKKEYEASCAVCHATDAMGAPMVGDKKAWEAVTSKGMDKVYHNALNGLNAMPPRGGTSLPDDKIKEIVDYMVSQGK
- the soxC gene encoding sulfite dehydrogenase — its product is MTKISNASQTEIQSERRDFFRKTAAYSVSALAAASVMAPVKINASNTKDDPAIVEEKPWGTTFGYPVTHNLYGQPSPYEHNVTRRNTELLSSGNWYASIAMCPIHELNGIITPNGLFFSRSHGGTAEIDPNEHRLMIHGLVDKPLVLTMNELKRYPSVSRIHFIECPANGGPEWRNPQFPSTQFAKGMMSCAEWTGVYIKDILKDLGLKPNARWMLAEGADNSHMGRTVPIDKVLDDAMVVWAQNGEALRPEQGYPIRLLVPGWEGNLCVKWLCRLEFADEPFYAKEETAKYTALKPSGKAIQHFYANEVNSIITSPCPEYDWKDLKKGDLVEIQGLAWSGHGTVEGVDITFDGGKNWVEASLKGLVLPKAWTRFSFMYKYEGKPLLLGSRARDDAGHIQPSVKQERAVMGIESVYHRNATHIWEVTAKGEVNNVQVLS
- a CDS encoding MOSC domain-containing protein, with product MQSTKVGKVIALFISTFDSKEPIARNELQVDEKGILLDKHYDKDIDRSILVTSLDSYMLVEREGIEIEYSALGENLLINYNPYKLPVGSQLQIGSAIVEISQDCTMCGHLSAIDPRVPKLLKNDRGIFVKVVKQGWIKEKDEIFLLGS
- a CDS encoding DUF302 domain-containing protein; translated protein: MKLMAKFFAVVMLLTAGLMAADAAKHDVRVFVSDNADKKITPATIEEAFKGAGFIIAANNNMNAPFMRDFNETSFDVYNLAVVYRKDTALALAEQYPEIGLFTPMSMSIYTKKGDNTISVSSIAPHAMARIMGVPEDNEHIIAYGKKVEEALKAAMPNGKFITLPYEMKNEKHDFITRVAFEQDGDDWEESKDNYQMGFEGELAPHGFVMAGFTDLNYDFEENDKEWFYFYDVYSICKIAVIYEVAKLHPEAGAFAPCSAYMYQKRGEKTIHVAFPNVHKWIDALNITDKPSIDVLLDAQSRFEKILATIKK